The proteins below come from a single Oncorhynchus gorbuscha isolate QuinsamMale2020 ecotype Even-year linkage group LG12, OgorEven_v1.0, whole genome shotgun sequence genomic window:
- the LOC123990284 gene encoding eukaryotic translation elongation factor 1 epsilon-1-like isoform X2 codes for MVSVTVIYMCQVPVLHSNNGPALVGLVTITTHLVQEAKRPELLGGSAEHKALVQQWLEYRLTKVDGCHKDEIKTILKDLNSYLEDKVYLAGNQFTLADTLMYYGIHYIIVDLAIQEKEKHMNVTRWFDHVQHYTGVRHHLPPVVVLRNRVYTSGHHGGLRLDARMFEGRREEYTGVC; via the exons GTACCCGTGCTCCACAGTAATAATGGCCCAGCTCTGGTTGGCTTGGTGACAATCACCACTCACCTGGTCCAAGAGGCCAAACGGCCCGAGTTACTGGGTGGGTCAGCAGAACACAAGGCTTTAGTGCAGCAGTGGCTGGAGTACAGGCTCACCAAAGTGGATGGATGCCACAAAGACGAAATCAAGACCATACTGAAG GACCTCAACAGCTATCTAGAAGACAAGGTTTACTTGGCAGGAAATCAGTTCACCCTCGCCGACACACTCATGTACTACGGAATCCATTACATCATC gtggACCTGGCCATCCAGGAGAAGGAGAAGCACATGAATGTGACACGGTGGTTTGACCACGTCCAGCACTACACCGGTGTCCGGCACCACCTACCCCCAGTGGTGGTCCTGAGGAACAGAGTGTACACCAGCGGCCACCACGGAGGTCTTAGGCTGGATGCCAGGATGTTCGAGGGCCGGCGTGAGGAGTACACAGGCGTGTGCTGA